The DNA window CCGCGAGGCCGAGAATTACGGCGGCTCGAAACTCGCCCGCGACATGCTGCCGGTCTATGACAACCTTTCCCGCGCGCTCGAGGTCGTCACCGACGAACAACGCGAGGCGAATGCGGCGCTGCTCGAAGGGGTCGAGCTGACCCTGCGCGAGCTTCTGAACGTCTTTGCCAAGCATGGCATCGAACGGGTGGCCCCCGAGGCGGGCGACAAATTCGATCCGCAGCTGCATCAGGCGATGTTCGAGGCTCCGGTCCCCGAGACCAAGGCCGGCGACATCATCCAGGTGATGGCCGTCGGCTTCATGCTGCATGACAGGTTGCTGCGTCCGGCACAGGTCGGTGTGTCCTCGACACCCGCCTCCTGAGAGCGGACCGTTTCACGGGAAACGCCCGACCCACCGGTCGGGCGTTCTTGTTTGCAAAAGGCTCTATTCCGGCCCGGCCAGCGCTTTCAGCTCGTAGATCAGGTCCAGCGCCTCGCGCGGGCTCAACTCGTCGGGATGGATCGCCGACAGCCGGTTTGCCAGAGGCGAGGGACCTGCGGGCGCGGGCTTCGGCGGTTGCGGGATCGCCGCGGCCGAGAACAGCGGCAGATCGTCGATCAGCGCAGAGGGCGTCCGCCCGCCCTCGCGTTCGCCCCGTTCCAGCGCGTCAAGCACCACCCGGGCGCGCTCGACGACGCTGTCGGGCAGGCCCGCCAGCCGCGCCACCTGCACCCCGTAGGACCGGTCCGCCGCGCCCTTGCGCACCTCGTGCAGGAAGATCACGTCGCCTTCCCATTCCTTCACCGCAACTGTGGCGTTCTCGACGCCCGAGAGCTTTTGCGTCAGCGCCGTCATCTCGTGGTAATGGGTGGCAAAGAGCGCGCGGCAGCGGTTCGCGTCATGCAGATGCTCGAGCGTCGCCCAGGCGATGGACAGCCCGTCATAGGTGGCGGTGCCGCGTCCGATCTCGTCGAGGATCACCAGCGCCCGGTCGTCGGCCTGATTGAGGATCGCGGCGGTCTCGACCATCTCGACCATGAAGGTCGAGCGTCCGCGCGCCAGATCGTCCGCGGCGCCGACCCGGCTGAAAAGCTGCGACACCAATCCGATATGGGCCGAGGCGGCGGGCACGAAGCTGCCCGCCTGTGCCAGCAGCGCGATCAGCGCATTCTGCCGCAGGAAGGTCGATTTGCCCGACATGTTGGGCCCGGTCAGAAGCCAGATCGCGGCGCCGCTTTCGGCCTGGGCCAGATCGCAGTCATTGGCGATGAAAGGGGCGCCGCCCTGACGCCTCAGCGCGCGTTCCACCACCGGGTGACGTCCGCCCGCCACGTCAAAGGCGCGGCTGTCATCGACCAGCGGCTCGCACCAGTCCTCGCCCCGGGCCAGATCGGCAAGCCCGGTCGCAAGGTCGATCTCGGCCAGGGCCGAAGCGGCCTGACCGACCGGGCCCGCGCAGTCAAGAATGGCGCCTTTCAGGCTGTCATAGAGCCGTTTTTCGATCTCCAGCGCCCGGTTCCCGGCATTCAGGATGCGGGTTTCCAGTTCCGACAGCTCGACCGTGGTGAAGCGCAGCGCATTGGCCGTGGTCTGGCGGTGGATGAAGGTATCCGACAGCGGCGGCGACAGCATCCGTTCGGCATGGGTGGCGGTGACCTCGATGAAATAGCCCAGCACGTTGTTGTGCTTGATCTTCAGTGAGGAAATCCCGGTTTCTTCGGCAAAGCCCGCCTGCATCCGCGCGATCACGCCACGGCCCTCGTCGCGCAGCGTGCGTGCCTCGTCCAGCCCGGTATCGAAGCCCGTGGCGATGAAACCGCCATCGCGGACCAACAGCGGCGGTTCGGCCACCAGAGCCCGGTCGAGCAGATCGCAAAGCGTGTCATGCCCGGTCAGCGCCGCCCGCGCATCGCTTAGCGTTTGCGGCAGCCCGTCGTCCAGAAGCCCGGCCACGTCCGCGGCCTGGGTCAGCCCGTTGCGGATCGCCGCCAGATCCCGCGGCCCGCCCCGGTCGAGCCCCAGCCGCGACAGCGCCCGGTCGATATCGGGGCATTTCCGCAGGCTGTCGCGCAGGGCGGCGCAAAGCCCGGCATCCTCGACCAGCGCCCGGACCGCCGCGAGCCGGGCATGGATCGTCGGCAGATCGCGCGAGGGGCTGGAGATCCGCCGTTCCAGCAACCGCGCGCCTGCGGCGGTGACGCTGCGGTCGATGGCCGCCAGCAGGCTGCCCTCGCGGCCGCCGGACAGGCTGGCGGTCAGTTCCAGATTGCGCCGGGTCGCGGCGTCGATCTGCATGGTGCCGCCCATCGCCTCGCGCACCGGCGGGCGCAGGAGCGGCAGCTTGCCCTTCTGGGTGATCTCCAGATAGTCGACCAGCGCCCCCATCGCCGACAGCTCGGCGCGCGAGAAGGTGCCGAAGCCCTCGAGCGTGCCCACCGAGAACAGCCCGGTCAGACGGGTTTCGGCCGAGCTGCTGTCGAAACTCGCGCGCGAGAGCGGCGTGACCGAGGCGCCGGATTCAGAGACTATCTCGGCCCAATCGCGTTCTGTTGCCTCGTTCAGAAGCACTTCGCGCGGGGCCAGACGTGCGAGTTCGGCGCCCAGCCGCACGCCCGGGCAGCCCATGGTGCGAAAGGCGCCGGTCGAGATGTCGACCCAGGCCAGCGCGGCCTCGCCCCTGACCTCGGCGAAGGCGGCAAGGAAGTTGTGGCGCCGCGCCTCCAGCAGCGTTTCCTCGGTCAGCGTGCCCGGCGTGACCAGCCTGACCACGTCGCGCTTCACGACCGATTTCGAGCCGCGCTTCTTGGCCTCGGCCGGGTCTTCCATCTGTTCGCAGACCGCGACCCGGAACCCCTTGCGGATCAGCGTCAGCAGATAGCTTTCAGCGGCATGGACGGGCACGCCGCACATCGGGATGTCTTCGCCCAGATGCTTGCCGCGCTTTGTCAGCGCGATGTCCAGCGCCTGGGCCGCGGCCACGGCATCATCGAAGAACATCTCGTAGAAATCGCCCATCCGATAGAACAGCAGCGCGCCCGGATGGGCGCGCTTGATTTCCAGATATTGCGCCATCATCGGCGTCACGGTGTTGGGCGTATCGCTCACCCGATCTCTCCCTCGGCTGACCTGCTGCACCCTAGAGAACGTCACAACCGAGGAAAAGAGCGATTGGTCGCGCCATCGCCCGGAAGGAGCGAGCCAGTTCCATATTGTGACAGGTCTGTCAGTCCGTTAGGTACATGCGGTCTCAGCGAGACGATGAATTTGGTACCGGTATGCTATTGAATCGAAAGCCCCTTATCCTGCGGGACAAACCGCAAGTCGCACGCGGCAACAAGCGCGCGCTGTTTCTCATCGACGGCTATCCCGATGTCGTGGTCAAGGTGGTTCTGCCCCGCGAGGGCGGCACCAACATGACCTGGTACAAACGCTTGCTGCGCCGCTTTTTGCCCTCGACCAACTATCGCTTTCTGTTTCGCGAATACAAATGCTACCTGGCGGCCAAACTGGCGCAGGCCGGCCAGTCCGGCGCTCTGCCGATCGTCGAGCTGCGGGGTCTGGTGCAGACCGATCTGGGCCCGGGGATGATCGCGGAACGGATCACGGATGGGAAAGGAAACCTGGGCACCAGCCTGCGCGAGATGATCCTGCGCAACGAGTTCCAGGAGCACCATCTGGAGTTGTTGAACGATTTCGTGCGGCGGATCTTTGCGTGGCGCGTTCGCGCGAATGACCTGAGCCCGAGCAATATTCTTTTTGGTCAGAGGGCCGGGGTTCCCCAATTCGTGCTTGTTGACGGCCTCGGGGACAGTCATCTAATTCCGTTACGAACCTGGTCCAGCCACCTCAACGAGCGAAGCCTGTGCAAACGCTTTGAGGATACGAGCCGCGTGACCGGATTGACCTGGGATGCGAAAGACCGCGTTTTCGGCCTTCCGCGCCGTTAGATAAGGATCTGCGCCTTGAGCAAGACGACCCGCCCGACCCCCGAAGAGGCGCTGAGTTATCATATCGATCCCGTGCCGGGGAAATACGAGATCGTGGCGACCAAGCCCATGACCACCCAGCGCGACCTCAGCCTGGCCTACAGCCCGGGCGTGGCGGTGCCGGTTCAGGCCATCGCCGATGCGCCCGAGACCGCCTATGACTACACATGCAAGGGCAACATGGTCGCCGTCATCTCGAACGGCACCGCGATCCTCGGCATGGGCAATCTGGGCGCGCTGGCCTCGAAGCCGGTGATGGAGGGCAAGTCGGTCCTGTTCAAGCGCTTTGCCGATGTGAACGCGGTCGATATCGAGCTGGATACCGAGGACCCCGAAGAGATCATCCGGGCGGTGCGGCTGATGGGGCCGACCTTCGGCGGCATCAACCTCGAGGACATCAAGGCGCCCGAGTGCTTCATCATCGAGCAGCGGCTCAAGGAAGAGATGGACATTCCGGTCTTCCATGACGACCAGCACGGCACCGCGGTGATCTGCGCAGCGGGGCTGATCAACGCGCTGCACCTGTCGGGCAAGAAGATCGAGGAATGCCGGATCGTGCTGAACGGCGCCGGTGCGGCCGGGATCGCCTGCCTGGAACTGGTCAAGTCGATGGGGGCGAAGCATGACAACTGCATCGCCTGCGATACCAAGGGTGTGATCTATCAGGGCCGCACCGAGGGCATGAACCAGTGGAAATCGGCCCATGCCGCCCATACCGATGCCCGCACGCTGGAAGAGGCGATGGTGGGCGCCGACGTGTTCCTGGGCGTCAGCGCAAAGGGCGCGGTGACGCCCGGGATGGTGGCCTCGATGGCCGAGAATCCGGTCATCTTCGCGATGGCGAATCCCGATCCCGAGATCACGCCCGAAGAGGCGCAGGAGGTCAGGCCCGATGCCATCGTCGCGACCGGCCGGTCGGACTATCCGAACCAGGTCAACAACGTGCTGGGCTTTCCCTATCTCTTCCGCGGCGCGCTAGACATCCATGCCCGGGCGATCAATGACGAGATGAAGATCGCCTGCGCCGAGGCGCTGGCCGCACTTGCGCGCGAGGATGTGCCTGACGAGGTCGCCATGGCCTATGGCAAGAAACTGACCTTCGGGCGCGATTACATCATTCCGACGCCTTTCGATCCGCGTCTGATCTATACCATTCCGCCGGCGGTGGCGCGCGCGGGGATGGATACCGGCGTGGCGCGGCGGCCCATCGTCGACATGGACGAGTACGAACAGCGGCTGAAGGCGCGGATGGATCCCACCGCCTCGATCCTGTCGGGGATCGCGGCGCGCGCCAAGGCCGCACAGGCGCGCATGATCTTTGCCGAGGGCGATGACGAGAGGGTGCTGCGCGCCGCGGTCGGCTATCACCGTGCGGGCTATGGCCAGGCCATCGTCGTCGGCCGCGAGGCCGAGGTGAGGGAAAAGCTCGAACAGGCCGGTCTGGGCGATGCCTATCGCGAGATCGAGGTGGTCAATGCCGCCAATACCCGCCATCTCGAGTCCTATCGCGCGTTCCTCTATCAACGGCTGCAGCGCAAGGGCTTCGACACCCATGACATCAACCGGCTTGCCGCGCGCGACCGGCATGTGTTCTCGGCGCTGATGCTGGCGCATGGCCATGGCGATGCGCTGGTGACCGGCGCGACGCGGAAATCGGCCCATGTGCTGGAGCTGATCAACCACGTCTTCGACGCCCGCGCCCAGGACGGGGCGGTCGGCGTCACCGCGCTTCTTCACAAGGGCAAGATCGTCTTCATCGCCGATACGCTGGTGCATGAATGGCCCGAGGAAGAGGATCTGGCCAATATCGCGGTCCATGCGGCCGAAGTGGCGCGTGGCCTCGGCATCGAGCCGCGCGTGGCCTTCCTCAGCTTCTCGACCTTCGGCTATCCGGTCAGCGAGCGGGCGACCAAGATGCATCGTGCCTCCGAGGTGCTGGCCAAACGCGGTGTCGATTTCGAATTCGACGGCGAGATGACGGTCGATGTGGCACTGAACCCGACCGCGATGGCGCGCTATCCGTTCTGTCGCCTGTCGGGGCCTGCCAATGTGCTGGTGGTGCCGGCCCGGCATTCGGCCTCGATTTCGGTCAAGCTGATGCAGGAAATGGCAGGGGCCACGGTGATCGGTCCGATCCTCGCAGGTGTCGAGAAGCCGATCCAGATCTGCTCCACGGTCTCGACGGTCAACGACATCCTGAACATGGCCCTGCTGGCCGCCTGCGAGGTCGGCTGAGCCGTCAGGACCCTGAAAAGGCTGCCGCGTCGCCCCAGAGGGCTTTGACCCGGGCGTCGCGGCCGCAGGCCTTGCGGTAAAGCTTGTAGGCCTCGGCCTTCGATTTCGGTCCAAACCGGGTCAGGATCAGGCCGGTCTGCCGGTAGTAGTCCTGGTGATAGGCCTCGGCCTCGTAGAACGGCCCGGCCTCTAGGACCGGGGTCACGATCTCCTGCGACAGGGCGCTCCGGGCCTCGGCCTTTGCAACCTCTGCCGCCTCTCTTTCGGCCGGATCAGAGACGAAAATGGCCGTGCGATAGCTGTCTCCGCGGTCGCAGAACTGCCCGCCCGGATCGGTCGGATCGACAGACCGGAAGAACAGCGACAGGAGTTCGGGATAGCTGACCCGCTCCGGATCATAGGTGATGCGGACCGCCTCGTAATGACCGGTGCCGCCATGCGAGACATCGCGATAGGTGGGGTTTTCCAGGGTGCCGCCGGTATAGCCCGAGACCACCCCGCTCACGCCCGGAACGCTTTCGAAATCGGCCTCGACGCACCAGAAGCAGCCGCCCGCGAAGATCGCGGTTTCGGGCTCTGTGGCCTGTGCCCTGCCGCCCTTGACCATGTAGCCGAGCACGAGCGCGAGCATCAGCAGAACCGGTTTCATCGCCTTGAGGGACATCGCCATGGCCTGTCGTCCTTTTCCGTCTCGGGGCGGAGGATAGGCATCCGGAGATCGGCCGTGAAACCCACAAGCGCGTGAGGTCACGAAGGCGGGACCGGCACGGTTGGGCCGGTCCCGCGAGGGGCTCAGCCCTTGAGCTTGCGGTTCCGCATCGCCAGCAGCCGCAGCCGCAGCGCGTTCAGCTTGATGAAGCCGGCGGCGTCCTTCTGGTCATAGGCGCCCGCATCGTCCTCGAAGGTGACATGGCTCTCGGAGTAGAGAGAGGCCTCGGACCAGCGGCCGACGGTGCGCGCCGACCCCTTGTAAAGCTTCAGCCGGACGGTGCCCGAGACATGCTCCTGGCTCTTGTCGATCAGCGCCTGCAGCATCTCGCGTTCGGGGCTGAACCAGAAGCCGTTATAGATCAGCTCGGCATATTTCGGCATCAGCTCGTCTTTCAGATGCGCCGCGCCGCGGTCGAGCGTGATCTGCTCGATGCCGCGATGGGCCTCCAGCAGGACGGTGCCGCCGGGGGTCTCGTAGATGCCGCGCGACTTCATGCCGACGAAGCGGCCCTCGACCAGATCGAGCCGGCCGATGCCGTGCTTGCCGCCCAGCTCGTTCAGCTTCGTCAGAACGGTGGCAGGCGACATCGCCTCGCCATTGATCGCGACCGCGTCGCCCTTCTCGAAGGTCACTTCGATGTATTCGGGCTCGTTCGGCGCGTCCTCGGGGTTGACCGTGCGCTGATAGACATAGTCGGGCGCGTCCTCGGCGGGGTTTTCGAGAACCTTGCCCTCGGAGGAGGTGTGCAGAAGGTTCGCATCGACCGAGAAGGGGGCCTCGCCGCGCTTGTCCTTGGCAATCGGGATCTGGTTCTGTTCGGCGAAGTCCAGCAGCCTGGTGCGGCTGGTCAGGTTCCATTCGCGCCAGGGGGCGATGACCTTGATATCGGGGTTCAGCGCATAGGCGGCCAGTTCGAAGCGCACCTGGTCGTTGCCCTTGCCGGTGGCGCCATGGGCCACGGCATCGGCGCCGGTCGCCTCGGCGATCTCGATCAGCCGTTTCGAGATCAGCGGACGCGCGATCGAGGTGCCCAGGAGGTACAGCCCCTCATAGACCGCGTTGGCCCGGAACATCGGGAACACGAAGTCGCGGACGAATTCCTCGCGCAGATCCTCGATGAAGATCTCGGAGGCGCCCATCATCTCGGCCTTCTTGCGGGCGGGCTCCAGTTCTTCGCCCTGACCGAGATCGGCGGTGAAGGTGACGACCTCGCAACCATATTCGGTTTGCAGCCATTTCAGGATGATCGAGGTGTCGAGCCCCCCCGAATAGGCCAGGACAACTTTCTTGGGCGCGGATTTCGGCGTGGACATGGAGCCACCTTTCGACTGTCGGACAACGCGCGGCGGATAGCCCTTTTCCGCCGACAGGGCAAGGGAACCCGCGATTTGCGGGCTTCGGCGCCGCTTGCACCCGGCGCCGATCCGCGCCAATGCTGCGCCATGACCGATTTCGCCGAAAAGGCGCGTGCTGCCGAAAAGGCGATGCGCGCGCTGTTCCCGCCCACACCGCTGCAGCACAACCTGCATCTGTCCGAACGCTACAAGGCCGATATCTGGCTCAAGCGTGAAGATCTCAGCCCGGTGCGCTCCTACAAGCTGCGCGGGGCCTTCAACGCCATGCGCAAGGTGCTGGCGGGTGCGCCCGAGGCGCCGGTCTTCGTCTGTGCGAGCGCGGGCAACCATGCCCAGGGCGTGGCCTTTGCCTGCCGCCATTTCGGGGTGCGGGGCGTGATCTTCATGCCGGTGACGACACCCCAGCAGAAGATCGGCAAGACGAGGGTCTTCGGCGGCGACAATATCGAGATCCGGCTGACCGGCGATTATTTCGACGACACGCTGGCCTCGGCCCAGGAGTATTGCCGCGAGGCGGGCGGTCATTTCCTCGCTCCCTTCGACGACGAGGACGTGATCGAGGGCCAGGCTTCGGTCGCGGTCGAGATGATGTCGGTGCTCTATCACACACCCGACATGGTGATCCTGCCGGTGGGCGGCGGCGGTCTTGCGGCCGGCGTGGTGTCGTTCCTGCGCGAGACCGCGCCCGAGATCGGCTTCCGCTTTGTCGAGCCGGTGGGCGGCGCCTCGCTGACTGCGGCGCTGGCCGAGGGCGCGCCGGTGACGCTGCCGAAGGTCGACACCTTCGTCGACGGCGCGGCGGTGGCGCGGATCGGGGCGCGGACCTTCGACCGGCTTCGCGGCATCGATCCGGCCCAGGTGCTCTGCGCGCCCGAGGACCGGATCTGCACCACCATCCTCGAATTGCTGAATGTCGAGGGGATCGTGCTCGAGCCCGCAGGCGCGATGTCGGTCGACGTGTTGCCCCAGCTTGCCGACGAGATCGTGGGCAAGTCGGTGATCTGCGTCACCTCGGGCGGGAATTTCGATTTCGAGCGGCTGCCCGAGGTCAAGGAACGCGCCCAGCGGTTTTCCGGGCTGAAGAAGTATTTCATTCTGCGGATGCCGCAGCGGCCGGGCGCATTGCGCGATTTTCTCGACCTGCTGGGACCGGAGGACGATATTGCCCGCTTCGAGTATCTCAAGAAATCGGCCCGTAATTTCGGCACTGTCCTGATCGGGATCGAAACCGCCGATGCGCGCAACTTCGCCGCGCTTTTCGCGCGCATGGATGCTCAGGGCCTGAGCTATCGCGACATTACCGACGATCCGACGCTGGCCGATTTCCTGATCTGACCGGGGCCGGAAGCTCAGGCGACGTCGCGCCGGATCCAGGCCTTGGCCAGAAGCTCGGCCTTGGCGCTGGCATAGGCCGCAAGCAAAGGGGCCAGATCGATATCTTCGCGTTCCGCGAGCTGATGCTCGACGTCCTGGCAGCGCCTGCAGAAATCCCTGAAGCCGAGATTGAGCGCCGAGCCGCGCACGAAATGCAGGTCGGCCGCGAGATCGGCCGGGGCGCGCCCCGGGTCCAGACGACCGATCACCTCGTCGACCTCTTCGAGGAAAAGCTCCAGCACCTCGGCGAAGGCCTCTTCGCCGACTTCGCAACGCAATTCGTCAACGCGGGTCCAGTTAATCATCTTACTTGCTCCATCGGCGAACCTGCTCCATCGGCTTCTCGTATCCGCCCCGGGCGAAGACGCTGACGAACACGGCTTAACGGCTGCCTGAAACTACCCGGTCAGATTGGTCGAATTCGCGCATTCATGGGGCGTTAAGTCGGCGTCTCTATGAACATGTGCAGATCAGGACGGGGACTCCCGTGAACGCCCAACCAGAGTCACAGCCTCTCGACCCGACCGGGTCCAGCCTCGTCCGGCTGGTGCTTCTGGTCGATGACAGCCGCCTGCAGCGGCGCATTCTGCGCGCTTTGCTGGAACGCTGGGGATATGAGGTCGTCGAATGCGGTTCGGGCGAGGAGGCGCTTGCGATCTGCCGCGAGCGGCCGGTCGACCTGATCATCAGCGACTGGATGATGCCGGGCATGGACGGGCCCGAATTCTGCCGGGCCTTCCGGGCGCTGCCGCGCGAGAGCTACGGCTATTTCATCCTGCTGACCTCGAAATCCGAAACCGTCGAGATGATCCACGGGCTCGATGTCGGGGCCGACGAATTCCTTACCAAGCCGGTCAATGCCAGCGAGCTGCGCGCCCGCATCGCCTCGGGCGAACGCATCCTAAAGGCCGAACATCAGCTGCGCGAGAACAACCGGCAGCTCAGCGATGCGCTGGCCGAGCTGCGCATATTCTATGACGCGCTCGACCGCGATCTGGCCGAGGCGCGCAAGCTGCAGCAATCGCTGGTTCCCGAACGCCACCGCCGGTTCGGCGCCTCCGAAGTGTCGCTGCTGTTGCGGCCCTGCGGCCATGTCGGTGGCGATCTGGTCGGATTCTTTCCCGCCGGTCCCGGCGAGGTCGGGCTGTTTTCGGCCGATGTCTCGGGCCATGGCATCAGCTCGGCCATGCTGACCGCGCGTCTGGCCGGGCTTCTGGGGTCGCGCTCGCCAGACCAGAACATCGCGCTGGAACCTGCGCCTGGCGGGCAGTACCGCGCCCGACCACCCGAGGATGTCGCCGCGCATCTCAACCGTCTGTTCCTCGAGGATATCGAGACCGAGCATTACCTCACGCTTCTGCTGGCCATCGTGGCGCTCGATACCGGACAGATGCGCTTTGTCCAGGCGGGCCACCCGCATCCGGTGCTGTGTCATCCCGATGGCGGCCTCGATTTCATCGGCGAGGGGGGGCTGCCGCTCGGGCTGATCCCGGGCGCCACATTCGAGCGCTGCGAGCTTCGCCTGCGGCCCGGCGACCGGCTGCTGATGGTGTCGGACGGAATCACCGAATGCCCGGCTCCGGACGGGACGCAACTGGGCGATGACGGGCTGCGTCACCTGATCGGGGCCCATGCCGCGGCCCGCGGTCCGGCCTTTCTCGATGCGATCCGCGAGGGGCTGACGGCCTTTGCAGGGCGAAAGGACCTTCCCGATGACGTCTCGGCCGTCCTGTTCGAGTTCGGCTAGCGGACCTGTCCGAGCCAGCGTTGCAGCATCGCCCGGTCGCCGGCATTGCCCAATCGCCGGAGCGCCAGGTCGGGCGGCATCCAGACGGCGCTGTGCCCGGGCTCGCCCGGCGGGCCGAGGGGACGGACGGGACGGCCCAGATAGACCGTGCAGAGCTTCTCGGCCCAGATCTCGTATTCGGGCATGAAGGTGAAACGGCGGAACGCGCCCAGCCTGCGCCGCAGTGAGACCCGCCAGCCGGTTTCCTCGAAGGCTTCGCGATGCAGCGCCTGCATGGACGATTCGCCCGGATCGATACCGCCGCCCGGAAGCTGGTATTCGGGAACCGGCGCCTGTTGGTGGGTCAGCAGCAGCATTCCGTCGCGTTCTAGCAGCGCGTAGGCGCCCGGCCGGAACCTGTAGCGCCGGTCCCTTTGCACCGCCTCGCCGTATCTCCGGATCATCGCCGCCTCTTTGTGCTTGCCTTGCCGCGTCTATATAAGGCGGGTATGCCAAGGCCCAGAGCCCAAGGAAACCCCATGTCCATCGGATCGCAGATCGCCTGGGACGATACCGTCCTGCCATTCCAGCTTGACCGCAGCGATGTTCGCGGACGGGTCGCCCGCCTGGACGGCGTGCTCGACCGCGTGCTGGCGCAACATGACTACCCGCCCGCCATCGAGGCGCTGGTGGCCGAGGCCGCCTTGCTGACCGTGCTGATCGGCCAGACCATCAAGCTGCGCTGGAAGCTCAGCCTGCAGGTGCGCGGCGACGGCCCGGCGCGGCTGATCGCGACGGATTACTACGCGCCCGCCGAAGACGGCGCCCCGGCGCGGATCCGCGCCTATGCCAGTTTCGATCAGGACCGGCTCGATGCCGGGGCCGATCCGTTCTCGCAGATCGGCCAGGGCTATTTCGCCGTGCTGCTCGACCAGGGGGCGGGGATGGTGCCTTATCAGGGGATCACGCCGATTTCCGGGGGCTCGCTTTCGGCCTGCGCAGAGACCTATTTCGCGCAATCCGAACAGCTGCCGACCCGCTTCGCGCTCAGCTTCGGCCGGGCGATGCTGCCCGGCTCGGGCAAGGACGAGCACTGGCGTGCGGGCGGGGTGATGCTGCAGATGATGCCCAGGGCCTCGATCCCGCAGACCCCCGAGGGCGGCAGCGGCGACGAGGGGCTGCTGCAGGCCGAGGACATGCTGGAAGGCGATCAGGCCGAGAACTGGAGCCGCGCGAATATCCTGCTCGACACGGTCGAGGAGATCGAGCTGGTCGGCCCGCGCGTGCATCCGACCGACCTGCTGGTGCGGCTGTTCCACGAGGAGCGGCCCCGCGTCTTCGACCCGCAGCGGGTGCAGTTCGGCTGCACCTGTTCCGAGGACCGGGTGCGGCAGAGCCTGTCGATCTATTCGGCCAAGGATATCGGCCACATGACCACGCCCGAGGGCATCGTCACCGCCGATTGCCAGTTCTGCGGTGCGCATTACGAACTCGACCCGTCGACGCTCGGTTTCGAGGCCGGGAAGGATCCCGATGCCGAATGATCCGCTTGGCGGGCTCGCCGCGGCGCTGGCCCGGCCGGGAGGCGAGACCTCGGATCATGACCTGAACCCCGGTTTCGTCCTGCCCGAGGGCCGGGTGTTGCGCCCGGCAGCGGTGCTGGTGGCGTTCTGGCCCGCACCGGACGGGTCGCGGCTGGTGCTGACCAAGCGCTCGTCCCGGCTCAAGCATCATCCCGGCCAGATCGCCTTCCCCGGCGGCAAGCTCGAGCCGGGTGAGGATGCACCCCGGGCGGCGCTTCGCGAGGCCCGCGAAGAGATCGGCCTGCCCGAGGCAAGCGTCGATATCCTTGGCACGATGCCGCCGCACGAGACCGTGACAGGCTTTACCGTGACCCCGGTTCTGGGCCGGATCGCCGAGGATTTCCCGCGTATCCCCGAGGCGGGCGAGGTCGACGAGGTGTTCGACGTGCCTTTCGCGCATGTCAGCGACCCGGCCCGCTTCTCGATCCAGTACCGGATGTGGCGCGGCCAGCGGCGCTATTACTACACCGTGCCCTACGGCCCCTATTACATCTGGGGCGCGACCGCGCGCATCCTGCGCGCCCTGGCCGAGCGGGTCTCGGCGTGATCCGGGTCTCGGGCGAGGCCTTCTTCGCCGATCACACCCAGGCGGTCTGTGCGCTTCTGACCGGGGCCGGATACCGGGCGCTGTTCGTCGGCGGCTGCGTGCGCAACGCGCTGCTCGGTGCGGCCGTGAGCGATATCGACATCGCCACCGATGCCCGCCCCGGGACGGTGATGGACCT is part of the Rhodovulum sp. MB263 genome and encodes:
- a CDS encoding nucleotide exchange factor GrpE: MAEPEKTELDDVETETAAEIDPPELTAEEIEALKAERDELRDRFMRALADAENARKRADRDRREAENYGGSKLARDMLPVYDNLSRALEVVTDEQREANAALLEGVELTLRELLNVFAKHGIERVAPEAGDKFDPQLHQAMFEAPVPETKAGDIIQVMAVGFMLHDRLLRPAQVGVSSTPAS
- the mutS gene encoding DNA mismatch repair protein MutS; protein product: MMAQYLEIKRAHPGALLFYRMGDFYEMFFDDAVAAAQALDIALTKRGKHLGEDIPMCGVPVHAAESYLLTLIRKGFRVAVCEQMEDPAEAKKRGSKSVVKRDVVRLVTPGTLTEETLLEARRHNFLAAFAEVRGEAALAWVDISTGAFRTMGCPGVRLGAELARLAPREVLLNEATERDWAEIVSESGASVTPLSRASFDSSSAETRLTGLFSVGTLEGFGTFSRAELSAMGALVDYLEITQKGKLPLLRPPVREAMGGTMQIDAATRRNLELTASLSGGREGSLLAAIDRSVTAAGARLLERRISSPSRDLPTIHARLAAVRALVEDAGLCAALRDSLRKCPDIDRALSRLGLDRGGPRDLAAIRNGLTQAADVAGLLDDGLPQTLSDARAALTGHDTLCDLLDRALVAEPPLLVRDGGFIATGFDTGLDEARTLRDEGRGVIARMQAGFAEETGISSLKIKHNNVLGYFIEVTATHAERMLSPPLSDTFIHRQTTANALRFTTVELSELETRILNAGNRALEIEKRLYDSLKGAILDCAGPVGQAASALAEIDLATGLADLARGEDWCEPLVDDSRAFDVAGGRHPVVERALRRQGGAPFIANDCDLAQAESGAAIWLLTGPNMSGKSTFLRQNALIALLAQAGSFVPAASAHIGLVSQLFSRVGAADDLARGRSTFMVEMVETAAILNQADDRALVILDEIGRGTATYDGLSIAWATLEHLHDANRCRALFATHYHEMTALTQKLSGVENATVAVKEWEGDVIFLHEVRKGAADRSYGVQVARLAGLPDSVVERARVVLDALERGEREGGRTPSALIDDLPLFSAAAIPQPPKPAPAGPSPLANRLSAIHPDELSPREALDLIYELKALAGPE
- a CDS encoding YrbL family protein — protein: MLLNRKPLILRDKPQVARGNKRALFLIDGYPDVVVKVVLPREGGTNMTWYKRLLRRFLPSTNYRFLFREYKCYLAAKLAQAGQSGALPIVELRGLVQTDLGPGMIAERITDGKGNLGTSLREMILRNEFQEHHLELLNDFVRRIFAWRVRANDLSPSNILFGQRAGVPQFVLVDGLGDSHLIPLRTWSSHLNERSLCKRFEDTSRVTGLTWDAKDRVFGLPRR
- a CDS encoding NADP-dependent malic enzyme — its product is MSKTTRPTPEEALSYHIDPVPGKYEIVATKPMTTQRDLSLAYSPGVAVPVQAIADAPETAYDYTCKGNMVAVISNGTAILGMGNLGALASKPVMEGKSVLFKRFADVNAVDIELDTEDPEEIIRAVRLMGPTFGGINLEDIKAPECFIIEQRLKEEMDIPVFHDDQHGTAVICAAGLINALHLSGKKIEECRIVLNGAGAAGIACLELVKSMGAKHDNCIACDTKGVIYQGRTEGMNQWKSAHAAHTDARTLEEAMVGADVFLGVSAKGAVTPGMVASMAENPVIFAMANPDPEITPEEAQEVRPDAIVATGRSDYPNQVNNVLGFPYLFRGALDIHARAINDEMKIACAEALAALAREDVPDEVAMAYGKKLTFGRDYIIPTPFDPRLIYTIPPAVARAGMDTGVARRPIVDMDEYEQRLKARMDPTASILSGIAARAKAAQARMIFAEGDDERVLRAAVGYHRAGYGQAIVVGREAEVREKLEQAGLGDAYREIEVVNAANTRHLESYRAFLYQRLQRKGFDTHDINRLAARDRHVFSALMLAHGHGDALVTGATRKSAHVLELINHVFDARAQDGAVGVTALLHKGKIVFIADTLVHEWPEEEDLANIAVHAAEVARGLGIEPRVAFLSFSTFGYPVSERATKMHRASEVLAKRGVDFEFDGEMTVDVALNPTAMARYPFCRLSGPANVLVVPARHSASISVKLMQEMAGATVIGPILAGVEKPIQICSTVSTVNDILNMALLAACEVG
- the msrA gene encoding peptide-methionine (S)-S-oxide reductase MsrA, with product MLALVLGYMVKGGRAQATEPETAIFAGGCFWCVEADFESVPGVSGVVSGYTGGTLENPTYRDVSHGGTGHYEAVRITYDPERVSYPELLSLFFRSVDPTDPGGQFCDRGDSYRTAIFVSDPAEREAAEVAKAEARSALSQEIVTPVLEAGPFYEAEAYHQDYYRQTGLILTRFGPKSKAEAYKLYRKACGRDARVKALWGDAAAFSGS